In Meiothermus ruber DSM 1279, the following proteins share a genomic window:
- the lepB gene encoding signal peptidase I — MQKFLDYLFKEWFRQVGEALLLAFLVTTFLFTTVGVVGSSMNPTLLNGERVFVPKYETWLVRFGLMQWRRGEVAIVKPPEGTPNAVAQFPVLGFQFRAFFIKRIIGLPGDEVSLREGVVYVNGQPINEIHITASLTPYPDSYPVVCYQNERLTALVTQQQVRFTPDTLPEYLKPTLEMLTPPSPEDLAKSRSGEHCFTGSLKLKPGYYFVMGDNRTFGGSEDSRTFGPVPASAIAGRANAVWWPLNRIRGLDIPEGFKGL, encoded by the coding sequence ATGCAGAAGTTTCTGGACTACCTCTTCAAAGAATGGTTTCGACAGGTGGGCGAGGCCTTGCTGCTGGCCTTCCTGGTGACCACGTTTTTGTTTACCACGGTGGGCGTGGTGGGCAGCTCGATGAACCCCACCTTGCTCAACGGCGAGCGGGTGTTTGTACCCAAATACGAGACCTGGCTGGTGCGTTTTGGCCTGATGCAGTGGCGGCGGGGCGAGGTGGCGATTGTCAAACCGCCCGAGGGCACCCCCAACGCGGTGGCTCAGTTTCCGGTGCTGGGCTTCCAGTTCCGGGCTTTTTTTATCAAGCGCATCATCGGCCTGCCGGGCGATGAGGTGAGCCTGCGGGAAGGGGTGGTATACGTTAACGGCCAGCCCATCAATGAAATCCACATCACCGCCTCCCTTACGCCCTACCCCGATAGCTACCCTGTGGTGTGCTACCAAAACGAGCGGCTGACCGCCCTGGTAACCCAGCAACAGGTGCGCTTCACCCCGGATACGTTGCCTGAGTACCTCAAACCCACCCTCGAGATGCTCACCCCCCCCAGCCCGGAGGATTTAGCCAAAAGCCGCTCCGGCGAGCACTGCTTTACCGGTTCGCTCAAGCTCAAGCCGGGCTACTACTTTGTAATGGGCGATAACCGCACCTTTGGGGGCTCCGAGGATTCGCGCACCTTTGGCCCTGTGCCCGCCAGCGCCATTGCCGGCCGGGCCAATGCCGTGTGGTGGCCGCTGAATCGTATTCGTGGCCTGGATATTCCCGAGGGCTTCAAGGGCTTATAG
- the hemW gene encoding radical SAM family heme chaperone HemW, with amino-acid sequence MQHLYLHVPFCPTICPYCDFHVVRRYGDVVEAYLKRLAQEARGLFEQHPGPLTTLYLGGGTPSFLRSHELEALFRALPWNIEAAEVTLEANPGTLNPERLRLLRELGVNRISLGVQSFQDSVLKTLGRAHGRIGALRAVEMSLEAGFRTSIDLILGLPGQDAEADLAQAAALGVEHVSAYTLQVEPGTPFALKGLAPDPDAEAQAFELAQHLLGRAGLTRYEVSNFARPGGESRHNLAYWRNAFWGGLGPGATGQLAGLEPHIFAVRYTNPPLPRWLQGEEPSLEPISRLEHVKESLMLGLRLAQGVDLELLEQRSGLEVWPALEPAVQQLSSQGWLVVEQKRIRATDLNTLHPIILQLWDSLEARNPAPLAPRRLPGY; translated from the coding sequence TTGCAACACCTTTATCTGCACGTACCGTTCTGCCCCACCATCTGCCCGTACTGCGACTTTCATGTGGTTCGCCGCTATGGGGACGTGGTAGAGGCCTATCTAAAGCGACTGGCCCAGGAGGCCCGGGGGCTTTTTGAGCAACACCCCGGCCCGCTTACCACGCTCTACCTGGGCGGGGGCACCCCCAGCTTCCTGCGCAGCCACGAGCTGGAGGCCCTTTTTCGCGCCCTGCCCTGGAACATAGAGGCTGCTGAGGTCACCCTCGAGGCCAACCCTGGCACCCTCAACCCAGAACGGCTTCGCCTGCTACGCGAGCTAGGGGTCAACCGCATCTCGCTGGGGGTACAGAGCTTCCAGGACAGCGTGCTCAAAACCCTGGGCCGGGCCCACGGCCGCATCGGGGCCCTGCGGGCTGTGGAGATGAGCCTCGAGGCTGGCTTCCGTACCTCTATCGACCTGATTCTGGGCCTACCCGGTCAGGATGCCGAGGCCGACCTGGCCCAGGCCGCGGCCTTGGGGGTGGAACACGTTTCGGCCTATACGCTACAGGTTGAGCCCGGCACACCGTTTGCGCTCAAGGGATTGGCGCCCGACCCAGACGCCGAAGCCCAGGCCTTTGAGCTGGCCCAGCATCTGCTGGGCAGGGCCGGCCTGACCCGGTACGAGGTATCCAACTTTGCCCGCCCGGGAGGAGAAAGCCGGCACAACCTAGCCTACTGGCGCAACGCGTTCTGGGGTGGGCTGGGGCCAGGCGCTACCGGGCAGCTTGCCGGACTCGAGCCGCATATTTTCGCAGTGCGCTACACCAACCCCCCTCTACCGCGCTGGCTACAGGGGGAAGAACCTTCGCTGGAACCGATTAGCAGGCTCGAGCACGTCAAGGAGTCTCTCATGCTGGGCCTACGGCTGGCCCAGGGGGTTGACCTGGAATTGCTCGAGCAGCGCAGTGGGCTCGAGGTATGGCCGGCCCTGGAGCCCGCCGTTCAGCAGTTAAGCAGCCAGGGTTGGCTGGTCGTAGAGCAAAAACGCATCCGCGCCACCGACCTCAACACCCTGCACCCCATCATTTTGCAGCTCTGGGACAGCCTGGAGGCACGAAACCCCGCGCCGCTTGCGCCCCGCCGGCTACCGGGGTATTAG
- a CDS encoding patatin-like phospholipase family protein: MRGLVLSGGGARGLAHIGVLEVLEAQGFQAEVIAGTSMGAVVGALYASGKKPREILEIARSTPWLRLLDLVPRPGLISQRGLRDFLAKHLPPRFEQLCKKLVVTAVDLEAGKLAYFAEGDLPGAVLASAAYPGLVAPVQFEGRTYVDGGVLDNLPVDAARFMRARYVLAVDVTPEIGLPGIPRSAIGQVRRAIDIMQNHLTAARRSLYPPELYIRPELPGVGIEQFGRLEEIVEAGRKAAAQARLRI; the protein is encoded by the coding sequence GTGCGAGGTTTGGTCTTGTCAGGTGGTGGTGCCAGGGGGCTGGCCCATATCGGGGTGCTGGAGGTGCTCGAGGCCCAGGGTTTCCAGGCCGAGGTGATCGCAGGTACCAGCATGGGGGCTGTGGTTGGCGCCCTGTACGCCTCCGGCAAAAAACCCCGTGAAATACTGGAAATTGCCCGCTCCACCCCCTGGTTGCGCTTGCTGGATCTGGTACCCCGGCCCGGGCTGATCTCCCAGCGCGGCCTTAGGGACTTCCTGGCTAAACACCTGCCCCCCCGGTTCGAGCAGCTCTGCAAAAAACTGGTCGTTACCGCCGTCGACCTCGAGGCCGGTAAACTAGCCTACTTTGCAGAGGGCGACCTGCCGGGGGCGGTGCTGGCCTCGGCGGCCTACCCCGGCCTGGTTGCGCCGGTGCAATTCGAGGGCCGAACCTATGTGGATGGTGGGGTGCTCGACAACCTGCCGGTTGACGCAGCTCGCTTTATGCGGGCCCGGTATGTACTGGCGGTCGACGTCACCCCCGAGATAGGCCTGCCGGGGATTCCGCGCTCTGCAATAGGGCAGGTTCGCCGGGCCATCGATATCATGCAAAACCACCTTACCGCTGCCCGCCGCTCGCTTTATCCACCCGAACTCTATATCCGCCCCGAGCTGCCCGGGGTGGGTATTGAGCAGTTTGGGCGCCTCGAGGAGATCGTCGAGGCCGGTCGCAAAGCCGCTGCACAGGCCCGGCTCAGGATCTAG
- a CDS encoding GTP-binding protein, whose protein sequence is MSTINFAAREINFKIVYYGPGMSGKTTNLKWVFQQVPQNRKGEMVSLATEDERTLFFDFLPVDLGEVKGFKTRFHLYTVPGQVFYNASRKLILRGVDGIVFVADSAPNRLRANAESMRNLRENLAEYGIKVEDIPLVLQANKRDAPDALPVEMIQAVIDPEMRLPIFEAIATNGVGVFETLKAVSRQVLARVASAG, encoded by the coding sequence ATGAGCACGATCAACTTTGCCGCCCGGGAGATCAACTTCAAGATCGTCTACTACGGCCCCGGTATGTCCGGTAAGACCACCAACCTCAAATGGGTTTTCCAGCAGGTGCCGCAAAACCGCAAAGGTGAGATGGTCTCGCTGGCCACCGAGGATGAACGCACCCTGTTCTTCGACTTTTTACCCGTGGATCTGGGCGAGGTTAAGGGCTTCAAAACCCGCTTTCACCTGTACACCGTGCCGGGGCAGGTGTTTTACAACGCCAGCCGCAAGCTCATTTTGCGGGGCGTGGACGGGATTGTCTTTGTGGCCGACTCGGCCCCCAACCGCCTGCGGGCCAATGCAGAATCCATGCGCAACCTGCGCGAAAACCTGGCTGAGTACGGCATAAAGGTAGAGGACATCCCCCTTGTGCTACAGGCCAACAAGCGCGATGCCCCCGATGCCTTACCGGTGGAGATGATCCAGGCGGTGATTGACCCCGAGATGCGGCTGCCCATCTTTGAGGCCATCGCTACCAATGGCGTTGGGGTGTTCGAGACCCTGAAGGCTGTGAGCCGTCAGGTGCTGGCCCGCGTGGCGTCGGCTGGCTAG
- the hslV gene encoding ATP-dependent protease subunit HslV: protein MERMHGTTIVAVRRDGVTAIAGDGQVTLGQTIMKTSAVKVRRLEQGDGILVGFAGAVADALTLLEKFEGALSGAKGNLPRAAIETAKLWRTDRVLRSLEAMLVLADRDHLLLLSGNGEVLNPDEPVIAVGSGGPYALAAAKALLRYSSLSAPQIAEQAIRIAGEIDLYTSGQATSVLSVGGGS, encoded by the coding sequence ATGGAGCGAATGCACGGCACCACTATTGTGGCAGTTCGTCGAGACGGTGTCACCGCAATCGCAGGCGACGGGCAGGTCACCCTGGGTCAGACCATCATGAAAACCAGCGCGGTTAAGGTTCGCCGCCTCGAGCAGGGTGATGGCATTTTGGTTGGCTTTGCTGGCGCCGTGGCCGATGCACTGACGCTTTTGGAGAAGTTTGAGGGGGCTTTATCGGGCGCCAAAGGCAACCTGCCTCGAGCGGCCATCGAGACGGCCAAGCTCTGGCGCACCGACCGGGTGCTGCGGAGCCTCGAGGCCATGCTGGTACTCGCCGATCGCGACCACCTGTTGCTGCTTTCCGGGAATGGTGAGGTGCTGAACCCCGATGAGCCGGTGATCGCGGTGGGATCCGGCGGCCCCTATGCCCTGGCCGCCGCCAAAGCCCTGTTGCGGTACTCGAGCCTCTCAGCCCCCCAGATCGCCGAACAGGCCATCCGGATTGCCGGGGAGATCGACCTGTATACCAGTGGGCAGGCCACCTCGGTGCTGAGCGTGGGGGGTGGGTCATGA
- a CDS encoding tetratricopeptide repeat protein encodes MRFWFFVLALSVGTAVAQQNPTQPAPKPQTQANLCLLLYEAGRPEAALPACERAVKDAPSAENLYLLARVQSDLNRFTAAIENLRRSITLNSSYIQSYVALAQVYVRQYLLSENREASKGLLDQALSVLREAERVNAKYAPIYATRGTVLAYQNKLDQAVESINRSLALKDEPVVRALLADIYIRQGKWDEALKHYDEAVKAAPKNPSLRIKYGSLLLLRGNVDLAIEHLDQAVILSPGNAEAWLRRGDAYYEKKDWQQAGVSYQQTVALSPVRYPDAYIGLGQVLIELKDYQKARFNFTKAVALEQNNPVYRYWLCRANELLGDKAGAKEQCEQALKLRPDLKEAQEVLNRLK; translated from the coding sequence ATGCGTTTTTGGTTCTTTGTGCTGGCGCTATCGGTAGGAACCGCTGTGGCGCAGCAAAACCCTACCCAGCCCGCACCCAAGCCGCAGACTCAGGCCAACCTATGCCTCCTGCTCTATGAGGCGGGGCGCCCCGAAGCCGCCCTACCGGCCTGCGAGCGCGCTGTTAAGGACGCACCCAGCGCAGAAAACCTCTACCTGTTGGCCCGTGTGCAGTCCGATCTGAACCGCTTTACTGCGGCCATCGAAAACCTGCGCCGCTCAATCACCCTTAACAGCAGCTATATCCAGTCTTACGTGGCGCTGGCCCAGGTGTATGTACGCCAGTACCTCCTATCGGAGAACCGCGAGGCCAGCAAGGGCTTGCTGGATCAGGCCCTGAGCGTACTGCGCGAAGCCGAGCGGGTCAACGCCAAGTACGCCCCCATCTACGCAACCCGCGGCACGGTGTTGGCTTACCAGAACAAGCTCGACCAGGCTGTGGAATCCATCAACCGCTCACTGGCCCTGAAGGACGAACCGGTTGTTCGGGCTTTGCTGGCCGATATCTACATTCGGCAAGGCAAGTGGGATGAGGCCCTCAAACACTACGACGAGGCGGTCAAGGCGGCCCCCAAAAACCCCAGCCTGCGCATCAAATACGGCAGCCTGTTGCTGCTCAGGGGCAATGTGGATTTAGCCATTGAGCACCTCGACCAGGCCGTAATCCTGAGCCCCGGCAACGCCGAGGCCTGGCTGCGCCGGGGTGACGCTTACTACGAGAAGAAGGACTGGCAGCAGGCCGGGGTCTCCTACCAGCAGACCGTGGCCCTCTCGCCGGTTCGCTATCCGGATGCCTATATTGGCCTGGGCCAGGTGCTGATCGAGCTCAAGGATTACCAAAAGGCCCGGTTCAACTTCACCAAGGCTGTTGCCCTGGAGCAGAACAACCCGGTTTACCGCTACTGGCTGTGTCGCGCCAACGAACTGCTGGGAGACAAGGCCGGCGCAAAAGAGCAGTGCGAGCAAGCCCTCAAGCTGCGGCCCGACCTCAAAGAAGCCCAGGAAGTACTTAATCGCTTAAAGTAA
- the gcvT gene encoding glycine cleavage system aminomethyltransferase GcvT: protein MKTTPLHQAHLALGARMVPFAGYEMPIQYTSITSEHLAVRGLVGMFDVSHMGEFWIKGPGALEFLQYATLNDVTKLKVGRAHYSMLPNAQGGVVDDIYLYRTGEEEYLMVVNAANIEKDWEHLQRLAEGFEVRLEDASDFFALIAVQGPQAVAVLQKLCDTDLVSRKKNDTFMGKLAGKWVRFARTGYTGEDGYEVFVAPDEAPAVWAALLEAGVTPCGLGARDTLRLEAGFPLYGHELTDTTNPLCTPFDWVVKGQKEFFGKQAMLDAACERRLVGLLVEGGIPREGYRVLGGGKEVGILTSGTHSPVLKKGIGLAYVQSDWAGVGTALEVEIRGRAAPAAVVETPFVKR from the coding sequence ATGAAAACCACACCACTTCACCAAGCCCATCTGGCCCTGGGAGCCAGGATGGTGCCTTTTGCCGGTTACGAGATGCCCATCCAGTACACCTCCATCACCTCCGAACACCTGGCCGTTCGGGGGTTGGTGGGGATGTTTGATGTGAGCCATATGGGTGAGTTCTGGATAAAAGGGCCGGGGGCCCTCGAGTTTTTGCAGTACGCCACCCTGAACGATGTGACTAAGCTTAAAGTGGGCCGGGCCCACTACTCCATGCTGCCCAATGCGCAAGGGGGCGTGGTGGACGACATTTACCTGTACCGCACCGGCGAAGAGGAATACCTGATGGTGGTGAACGCCGCCAACATCGAGAAGGACTGGGAACATCTTCAGCGCCTGGCGGAAGGCTTTGAGGTGAGGCTCGAGGACGCCTCCGATTTTTTTGCCCTGATTGCGGTGCAGGGCCCCCAGGCGGTGGCAGTGCTGCAAAAGCTCTGCGACACCGACCTGGTCTCGCGCAAGAAGAACGACACCTTCATGGGCAAGCTGGCAGGCAAGTGGGTGCGCTTTGCCCGCACCGGCTACACCGGCGAGGACGGCTACGAGGTGTTCGTGGCCCCCGACGAAGCCCCGGCGGTCTGGGCGGCCCTCCTGGAGGCTGGGGTGACCCCTTGTGGTCTGGGGGCGCGCGATACCTTGAGGCTCGAGGCCGGCTTTCCCCTGTACGGCCACGAACTCACCGACACCACCAACCCCCTATGCACCCCTTTCGACTGGGTGGTCAAGGGCCAGAAGGAGTTTTTCGGTAAACAGGCCATGCTGGACGCGGCCTGCGAGCGCCGGCTGGTGGGGCTGCTGGTCGAGGGGGGGATTCCGCGCGAGGGCTACCGGGTGCTGGGAGGGGGCAAGGAGGTCGGCATCCTTACCTCAGGAACCCACTCCCCCGTGCTCAAAAAGGGCATTGGGCTGGCCTATGTGCAGTCCGACTGGGCCGGGGTGGGCACCGCACTGGAGGTGGAGATTCGCGGCCGGGCCGCGCCGGCCGCTGTGGTCGAGACGCCTTTCGTGAAGCGCTAG
- a CDS encoding serine/threonine-protein kinase has protein sequence MVVGLAGITLEGRYKVIRPIARGALATVYLAFDVHGTPYALKVFPRGFEGRADREWKVGQQLKHPHINPVLARLSVPHDGGEHPAVLLAFAPGIRLSEWRRDNPARILGVFKHLLEALAHMHGQNLVHRDVKPDNLVVDGTGEARLVDFDLSGPLGERFSQKVRLGTIAYIAPEQIRGRSPTPASDMYSAGILLYWAIAGELPFVGEPVEVMNAHLKLPPPPLVAAPETGLTVTAELQGFLSRLICKDVAERYQNALEALRDFEAMHASLIPR, from the coding sequence ATGGTTGTGGGGTTAGCCGGCATCACCTTGGAAGGCCGCTACAAGGTCATCCGACCCATTGCCCGTGGGGCGCTGGCCACGGTCTACCTGGCCTTCGATGTTCACGGCACCCCCTATGCGCTCAAGGTTTTCCCGCGGGGATTTGAGGGGCGGGCCGACCGGGAGTGGAAGGTGGGTCAGCAGCTCAAGCACCCGCACATCAACCCTGTTCTGGCCCGTCTAAGCGTGCCCCACGACGGTGGAGAGCACCCCGCGGTGCTCCTGGCCTTTGCCCCGGGCATCCGCCTGTCGGAGTGGCGTAGGGATAACCCGGCCCGGATACTAGGGGTTTTCAAGCACCTCCTCGAGGCCCTGGCGCATATGCACGGCCAGAATTTAGTACACCGCGATGTTAAGCCGGACAACCTTGTGGTGGACGGCACCGGTGAGGCCCGCCTGGTGGATTTCGACCTCTCTGGCCCATTGGGGGAGCGCTTTAGCCAAAAGGTTCGCCTAGGCACCATTGCCTATATCGCCCCGGAGCAGATCCGTGGACGCTCACCCACCCCGGCTTCGGACATGTACTCGGCGGGTATCCTGCTGTACTGGGCTATTGCCGGTGAGCTACCGTTCGTGGGGGAGCCGGTCGAGGTGATGAACGCCCACCTCAAGCTACCTCCGCCGCCGCTGGTGGCTGCCCCCGAGACCGGCCTGACCGTGACCGCCGAGTTGCAGGGTTTCCTGAGCCGCCTCATCTGCAAGGATGTCGCTGAGCGTTACCAGAACGCCCTCGAGGCCCTGCGCGATTTTGAGGCCATGCACGCTTCGCTAATACCCCGGTAG
- a CDS encoding alpha/beta hydrolase family protein, giving the protein MQRFFGVIWPCLVLLGPLALAQNPATIDELTRQRFGGGLLSIERVLERNSSFTRYLVRYPSDGLQMYGFMNVPNQEGRFPVVVVIHGYVNPATYQTLTYTTRYADALARAGFVTLHPNLRGHGLSQGRPEQSPWRLQYAKEILDLVAIIRAQAGSGPLTKARPSIGLMGHSMGGGIAQRVAVVDPSIRALLLYGTMHGNDLKNAQQICNVFTNGLRGCQEARNPPPNLAQVSPINYYGRLRARVQVHHGTQDPQTPYAWAQEICAALRKNRVEHECFSYPGAGHTFRGQDYSRLIQRAVAFFRSALN; this is encoded by the coding sequence ATGCAACGCTTCTTCGGGGTAATCTGGCCTTGTCTGGTGCTGCTCGGCCCCCTGGCCCTGGCCCAGAATCCCGCCACCATCGACGAACTCACGCGCCAGCGCTTTGGCGGTGGCCTGCTCAGCATCGAGCGGGTTTTAGAGCGCAACTCGAGCTTTACCCGCTACCTGGTGCGCTACCCCTCGGATGGGCTTCAGATGTACGGCTTTATGAACGTGCCCAACCAGGAGGGCCGTTTCCCGGTGGTGGTCGTGATTCACGGGTATGTCAACCCCGCCACCTACCAAACCCTGACCTACACCACCCGCTACGCCGATGCCCTGGCCCGGGCTGGGTTCGTCACCCTTCACCCCAACCTCCGGGGGCATGGTCTGTCCCAGGGACGCCCCGAGCAAAGCCCCTGGCGCCTGCAGTACGCGAAGGAAATCCTCGATTTGGTGGCTATAATTCGGGCCCAGGCCGGTAGCGGGCCCCTGACCAAAGCCCGCCCAAGCATCGGCCTGATGGGGCACAGCATGGGGGGTGGCATCGCCCAGCGGGTGGCGGTGGTCGACCCCAGCATTCGCGCCCTGTTGCTCTATGGCACCATGCACGGCAACGACCTAAAAAATGCCCAGCAGATCTGCAATGTCTTTACCAATGGCCTGCGCGGTTGCCAGGAAGCCCGCAACCCTCCCCCAAACCTAGCCCAGGTGTCACCGATTAACTATTATGGCCGTTTGCGGGCCAGGGTGCAGGTACACCACGGCACCCAGGATCCCCAGACCCCCTATGCCTGGGCCCAGGAAATTTGCGCGGCTTTGCGAAAAAACAGGGTTGAGCACGAGTGTTTCAGTTATCCCGGGGCCGGCCATACCTTCCGTGGGCAGGATTACAGCCGGCTGATACAGCGAGCCGTGGCTTTCTTTCGCAGCGCGCTTAACTGA
- a CDS encoding ATP-dependent protease ATPase subunit HslU: protein MNLTPAEIVRELDKHIVGQAAAKRAVAVALRNRIRRKKLPPELAREVMPKNILMIGPTGVGKTEIARRLARLAGAPFLKVEATKFTEVGYVGRDVDSIVRDLAEAAYQLVMQEMKAKVEGRAQNLAEEEVASILRVSPLELRTGRYNDQLIEIEVAEEARLPMMGMFGGEQMQSLQDMLKGLMPQRKVRRKVRVKEALEILKNQEAERLVDKEEATQEALRRAQEEGIVFIDEVDKIARGKGAVGGPDVSGEGVQRDLLPIVEGTVVSTRLGPVSTDHVLFIAAGAFHVSKPSDLIPELQGRFPIRVELEPLGPAEFERILREPENSLIKQYQALLAADETELHFTPEAIQAVARFAHQANQELEDIGARRLATVLERVLEEVSFQTSLGRVEVTKEYVEARLKDVLASHDLSRYIL, encoded by the coding sequence ATGAACCTGACGCCCGCGGAGATCGTGCGCGAGCTGGATAAACACATCGTCGGCCAGGCCGCCGCTAAGCGCGCGGTGGCGGTGGCGCTGCGCAACCGCATACGCCGCAAGAAGCTGCCGCCTGAGCTGGCTCGAGAGGTCATGCCCAAAAATATCCTGATGATTGGCCCCACCGGGGTGGGCAAGACCGAAATTGCCCGACGGCTGGCCCGGCTGGCGGGCGCCCCCTTCCTGAAGGTAGAGGCCACGAAATTTACCGAAGTGGGCTATGTGGGCCGCGATGTGGACTCGATTGTACGCGATCTGGCCGAGGCCGCCTACCAGCTCGTGATGCAGGAGATGAAGGCCAAAGTGGAAGGGCGCGCCCAGAACCTGGCTGAGGAGGAGGTGGCCTCCATTCTGCGCGTCTCACCCCTGGAGTTGCGCACCGGTCGCTACAATGACCAGCTCATCGAGATCGAGGTGGCCGAAGAGGCCCGCCTACCCATGATGGGGATGTTCGGCGGGGAGCAGATGCAAAGCCTGCAAGACATGCTCAAAGGGCTGATGCCCCAGCGCAAAGTCCGGCGCAAAGTGCGCGTAAAAGAGGCCCTGGAGATCCTTAAAAACCAGGAGGCCGAGCGCCTGGTGGATAAAGAAGAGGCCACCCAGGAGGCCCTGCGCCGCGCCCAGGAAGAGGGCATCGTCTTTATCGATGAGGTGGATAAAATCGCCAGGGGTAAAGGGGCTGTGGGCGGCCCGGATGTTTCCGGTGAGGGCGTGCAGCGGGACTTGCTACCCATCGTGGAGGGTACGGTGGTCTCGACCCGCCTGGGGCCGGTCTCAACCGACCACGTGCTGTTTATCGCTGCCGGAGCCTTCCACGTTTCCAAACCCTCCGATCTGATTCCTGAGTTGCAGGGCCGCTTTCCCATCCGGGTTGAGCTCGAGCCCCTCGGGCCAGCAGAGTTCGAGCGCATTCTGCGAGAGCCGGAAAACTCGCTCATCAAACAGTACCAGGCCTTGCTGGCCGCCGACGAGACCGAGCTTCATTTCACCCCCGAAGCCATCCAGGCGGTGGCCCGGTTTGCTCACCAAGCTAACCAAGAGTTGGAGGATATTGGCGCCAGGCGACTCGCTACGGTGCTGGAACGCGTTCTGGAAGAGGTTTCGTTCCAAACCAGCCTGGGGCGGGTCGAGGTTACCAAAGAATATGTGGAAGCACGGCTCAAAGATGTACTGGCCTCTCACGATCTTTCCCGCTATATCCTGTGA
- a CDS encoding DNA double-strand break repair nuclease NurA: MAWKLEAWNPEYALPERIESEDEAGGLEDIKIHYEGDWVAHTPPRVAPQNWPVVYLVDGRQRIDAQIADAKGRRALLATVIAGALLRDGAGIRPVGDPIKRHILLHSSDLEEPLPPGLRHYEPIQTTKSDPASLRSKVTEVMRHLEASLVNTLEGGLVIVDGQIYPGAQDYNTPGRLLGYTKTQAATYLGPDQQALLYDLQPYQRTPIFQIPGYALRRPLDVFSWYVRLPLEPNATFYSGAALLRIETPSEEPSEAVRLADLSVSLFCTLASSPAKDPRAPQNLIPVGGLEQWLGRHLGPAEVVRRRIVQALFA, from the coding sequence ATGGCCTGGAAGCTGGAAGCCTGGAACCCTGAGTACGCGCTGCCCGAACGCATAGAGAGTGAGGATGAGGCCGGCGGCCTCGAGGACATCAAAATCCATTACGAGGGTGACTGGGTAGCCCATACACCCCCCAGGGTCGCCCCCCAGAACTGGCCGGTTGTGTATCTGGTGGATGGCCGCCAGCGCATAGACGCCCAGATCGCCGATGCCAAAGGGCGGCGGGCCTTGCTGGCGACGGTGATCGCCGGGGCCTTGCTGCGGGATGGAGCCGGCATTCGCCCGGTGGGAGACCCAATCAAACGCCACATCCTGCTGCACAGCAGCGACCTCGAGGAGCCCCTACCCCCCGGCCTCAGGCATTATGAACCCATCCAAACCACAAAGTCCGACCCCGCCAGCCTGCGCAGCAAGGTAACGGAGGTGATGCGCCACCTGGAGGCCAGTCTGGTGAATACGCTCGAGGGTGGCCTGGTAATTGTGGATGGGCAGATCTACCCCGGCGCACAGGACTACAACACACCTGGGCGGCTGCTGGGCTACACCAAGACCCAGGCCGCAACCTATTTGGGGCCCGACCAGCAAGCCTTGCTGTATGACCTGCAGCCCTACCAGCGCACCCCCATTTTTCAGATTCCCGGTTATGCCCTGAGGCGCCCGCTGGATGTGTTCTCGTGGTATGTGCGCCTGCCTCTGGAACCCAACGCCACCTTCTACAGCGGCGCAGCCCTACTGCGCATCGAGACCCCCAGCGAGGAGCCCAGCGAAGCGGTTCGACTGGCCGATCTTTCGGTCAGTCTTTTTTGCACCCTGGCCTCCTCGCCCGCCAAAGACCCGCGCGCGCCCCAGAACCTGATTCCTGTGGGGGGGCTCGAGCAGTGGCTGGGGCGGCACCTGGGGCCGGCTGAGGTGGTTCGGCGTAGAATCGTGCAGGCGCTATTTGCTTAG
- a CDS encoding roadblock/LC7 domain-containing protein, producing MVEPAIALFGGAYEKASHVLEELLRETGARYVLLLDRKGFVLAHKEALWAPRPPALDSLATLIAGNAAATQALAKMLGEPRFNELLHQGATYGLYAEEVGDLALLVIIFDNTAPVGRVKLFGKRAVQSLEVITKEALVEPGTLGIDREYHAGASALLDELFGN from the coding sequence ATGGTTGAGCCTGCAATCGCGCTCTTCGGGGGGGCCTATGAAAAGGCCTCGCACGTCCTCGAGGAGCTCCTTCGCGAGACGGGGGCCCGTTACGTGCTTTTGCTTGACCGCAAGGGCTTTGTGCTGGCACACAAAGAGGCCCTGTGGGCGCCCCGGCCCCCGGCCCTGGACTCGCTGGCTACTTTGATTGCTGGTAACGCGGCAGCTACCCAGGCTTTGGCTAAAATGCTCGGCGAGCCTCGCTTTAACGAACTTCTGCACCAAGGGGCCACCTACGGCCTGTACGCTGAAGAAGTGGGGGATCTGGCCCTGCTGGTGATTATCTTCGACAACACGGCCCCGGTGGGGCGGGTCAAGCTATTTGGTAAACGGGCCGTACAGTCGCTCGAGGTCATCACCAAAGAGGCCCTGGTAGAACCGGGCACCTTGGGGATTGATCGCGAGTACCACGCTGGGGCCAGCGCCCTTCTGGACGAACTATTTGGTAACTAA